A single window of Nyctibius grandis isolate bNycGra1 chromosome Z, bNycGra1.pri, whole genome shotgun sequence DNA harbors:
- the PUM3 gene encoding pumilio homolog 3 isoform X1 codes for MGSRARGRGTQNAAGAARVSVPRMEAKGKKKFVGKSGKAPRGKVPPGKRKFKQDSGPPKKLLDKGDEEGKPKAISNKFVKGQLRPGRASVKQFKNKQQLEKLAKKRKLQDGEEGGSDSKKLKWNDFKKKRKELKQARQLNDKSNYDIIVKSKQIWESVRRKKCDKEKREKLMNELQKLLHGKIKNLAFAHDSTRVIQCFIQYGNEKQRQETFEELKDSLVELSKSKYSRNIVKKFLMYGTKSQVAEIIKSFRGHVKKMLRHAEASAVVEYAYNDKAILEQRNMLTEELYGNTFQVYKTPVVPTLDKVLETHPEKREAILDEMKQILTPMAQKEAVIKHSLVHKVFLDFFTYALPKQRSEVIEAIREAVIYLAHTHDGARVAMQCLWHGTPKDRKVIVKTMKTYIEKIATGEFSHLILLAAFDCIDDTKLMKQLIISEINASLPNIINNKYGKKVILYLLSPRDPAHFVPEIITLLQQGDGNAYSKKNPELRCRELLEAVSSPLLEYLQEHTQEVVIDKATFVLVADILRTALGDIQPALDAIANLAAEELVPGGCDGQLHIAEHPAGHLVLKWLIEQDEKMRESGKEVCFGRTLVERVGIEKMRTWAEVNRGAIVLCCLLRSADEKVANTVRKGLKKLVPKLKLNRNVKGIEALLEKLTS; via the exons ATGGGGAGCCGCGCCCGCGGGAGAGGGACGCAAAACGCGGCCGGGGCGGCACGTGTGAg TGTTCCCAGAATGGAAGCCAAGGGTAAAAAGAAGTTCGTGGGGAAGAGTGGAAAAGCACCTCGTGGAAAAGTGCCACCcgggaaaagaaaatttaaacaaG ATTCAGGTCCACCAAAGAAACTTCTTGACAAAGGAGATGAGGAGGGAAAGCCTAAAGCCATTTCCAATAAATTTGTGAAAGGCCAGTTAAGACCTGGAAGAGCTAGTGTCAAACAATTCAAGAATAAACAGCAATTGGAGAAGCTTGCAAAGAAGAGGAAGCTCCAGGATGGTGAAGAGGGAG gGTCAGATTCTAAGAAGCTGAAGTGGAAtgacttcaaaaagaaaaggaaggagttaAAGCAAGCCAGACAACTTAATGATAAAAGTAACTATGACATAATtgtaaaatcaaagcaaatatgGGAAAGTGTGAGAAG GAAGAAATGTGATAAGGAGAAGCGAGAAAAGCTAATGAATGAACTACAGAAGCTTCTtcatggaaaaattaaaaat CTGGCGTTTGCACATGATTCAACTCGAGTGATCCAGTGCTTTATTCAGTATGGTAATGAGAAGCAAAGGCAAGAGACATTTGAAGAATTGAAAG ATAGCCTAGTAGAGTTGAGCAAGTCAAAATATTCCAGAAATATTGTGAAGAAGTTTCTTATGTATGG GACAAAATCACAAGttgcagaaataataaaaagttttagAGGCCATGTGAAAAAAATGCTCCGTCATGCCGAAGCATCTGCTGTAGTGGAATATGCATATAATGACAAAGCCATTCTGGAGCAGAGGAATATGCTGACAGAAGAACTATATGGGAACACTTTCCAGGTTTACAAG ACACCAGTTGTCCCAACACTGGATAAAGTGTTAGAAACTCATCCTGAAAAGAGGGAGGCCATCTTGGATGAGATGAAACAGATTCTTACACCAATGGCACAAAA AGAGGCTGTGATAAAGCACTCACTGGTACATAAAGTATTTTTGGACTTTTTCACTTACGCTCTTCCAAAACAAAGATCC GAAGTGATAGAAGCTATCAGAGAGGCTGTCATCTACCTGGCGCACACTCATGATGGAGCCCGAGTAGCGATGCAGTGCTTATGGCATGGTACTCCCAAG GACAGAAAAGTAATTGTGAAAACTATGAAGacatatattgaaaaaatagCAACG GGTGAATTTTCTCATCTCATCTTGCTGGCCGCATTTGATTGCATTGATGATACTAAACTTATGAAACAGTTAATTATATCT gaaataaatgctTCTTTGCCCAATATAATAAACAACAAATATGGAAAGAAGGTCATCTTGTACTTGCTAAGTCCGAGAGACCCTGCACATTTTGTTCCAGAAATCATCACACTTCTGCAACAGGGAGATGGAAATGCCTATAG TAAGAAGAATCCTGAACTCCGCTGCCGTGAACTCCTGGAAGCCGTTTCCTCACCTTTGCTAGAATACTTGCAAGAACATACCCAAGAAGTAGTGATAGACAAAGCTACCTTTGTCTTGGTTGCTGACATCTTAAGAACAGCTCTTGGTGACATCCAGCCTGCACTAGATGCAATTGCTAATTTAGCAGCAGAAGAGCTGGTTCCAGGTGGCTGTGATGGACAG CTTCACATTGCAGAGCATCCTGCAGGCCATCTAGTTTTGAAATGGTTAATAGAGCAAGAcgaaaaaatgagagagagtgGAAAAGAAG TTTGCTTTGGAAGAACATTGGTGGAACGTGTTGGTATTGAGAAGATGAGGACCTGGGCAGAAGTAAATCGAGGTGCCATTGTTCTTTGTTG
- the PUM3 gene encoding pumilio homolog 3 isoform X3 — MGSRARGRGTQNAAGAARVSVPRMEAKGKKKFVGKSGKAPRGKVPPGKRKFKQDSGPPKKLLDKGDEEGKPKAISNKFVKGQLRPGRASVKQFKNKQQLEKLAKKRKLQDGEEGGSDSKKLKWNDFKKKRKELKQARQLNDKSNYDIIVKSKQIWESVRRKKCDKEKREKLMNELQKLLHGKIKNLAFAHDSTRVIQCFIQYGNEKQRQETFEELKDSLVELSKSKYSRNIVKKFLMYGTKSQVAEIIKSFRGHVKKMLRHAEASAVVEYAYNDKAILEQRNMLTEELYGNTFQVYKTPVVPTLDKVLETHPEKREAILDEMKQILTPMAQKEAVIKHSLVHKVFLDFFTYALPKQRSEVIEAIREAVIYLAHTHDGARVAMQCLWHGTPKDRKVIVKTMKTYIEKIATGEFSHLILLAAFDCIDDTKLMKQLIISEINASLPNIINNKYGKKVILYLLSPRDPAHFVPEIITLLQQGDGNAYSKKNPELRCRELLEAVSSPLLEYLQEHTQEVVIDKATFVLVADILRTALGDIQPALDAIANLAAEELVPGGCDGQTIL; from the exons ATGGGGAGCCGCGCCCGCGGGAGAGGGACGCAAAACGCGGCCGGGGCGGCACGTGTGAg TGTTCCCAGAATGGAAGCCAAGGGTAAAAAGAAGTTCGTGGGGAAGAGTGGAAAAGCACCTCGTGGAAAAGTGCCACCcgggaaaagaaaatttaaacaaG ATTCAGGTCCACCAAAGAAACTTCTTGACAAAGGAGATGAGGAGGGAAAGCCTAAAGCCATTTCCAATAAATTTGTGAAAGGCCAGTTAAGACCTGGAAGAGCTAGTGTCAAACAATTCAAGAATAAACAGCAATTGGAGAAGCTTGCAAAGAAGAGGAAGCTCCAGGATGGTGAAGAGGGAG gGTCAGATTCTAAGAAGCTGAAGTGGAAtgacttcaaaaagaaaaggaaggagttaAAGCAAGCCAGACAACTTAATGATAAAAGTAACTATGACATAATtgtaaaatcaaagcaaatatgGGAAAGTGTGAGAAG GAAGAAATGTGATAAGGAGAAGCGAGAAAAGCTAATGAATGAACTACAGAAGCTTCTtcatggaaaaattaaaaat CTGGCGTTTGCACATGATTCAACTCGAGTGATCCAGTGCTTTATTCAGTATGGTAATGAGAAGCAAAGGCAAGAGACATTTGAAGAATTGAAAG ATAGCCTAGTAGAGTTGAGCAAGTCAAAATATTCCAGAAATATTGTGAAGAAGTTTCTTATGTATGG GACAAAATCACAAGttgcagaaataataaaaagttttagAGGCCATGTGAAAAAAATGCTCCGTCATGCCGAAGCATCTGCTGTAGTGGAATATGCATATAATGACAAAGCCATTCTGGAGCAGAGGAATATGCTGACAGAAGAACTATATGGGAACACTTTCCAGGTTTACAAG ACACCAGTTGTCCCAACACTGGATAAAGTGTTAGAAACTCATCCTGAAAAGAGGGAGGCCATCTTGGATGAGATGAAACAGATTCTTACACCAATGGCACAAAA AGAGGCTGTGATAAAGCACTCACTGGTACATAAAGTATTTTTGGACTTTTTCACTTACGCTCTTCCAAAACAAAGATCC GAAGTGATAGAAGCTATCAGAGAGGCTGTCATCTACCTGGCGCACACTCATGATGGAGCCCGAGTAGCGATGCAGTGCTTATGGCATGGTACTCCCAAG GACAGAAAAGTAATTGTGAAAACTATGAAGacatatattgaaaaaatagCAACG GGTGAATTTTCTCATCTCATCTTGCTGGCCGCATTTGATTGCATTGATGATACTAAACTTATGAAACAGTTAATTATATCT gaaataaatgctTCTTTGCCCAATATAATAAACAACAAATATGGAAAGAAGGTCATCTTGTACTTGCTAAGTCCGAGAGACCCTGCACATTTTGTTCCAGAAATCATCACACTTCTGCAACAGGGAGATGGAAATGCCTATAG TAAGAAGAATCCTGAACTCCGCTGCCGTGAACTCCTGGAAGCCGTTTCCTCACCTTTGCTAGAATACTTGCAAGAACATACCCAAGAAGTAGTGATAGACAAAGCTACCTTTGTCTTGGTTGCTGACATCTTAAGAACAGCTCTTGGTGACATCCAGCCTGCACTAGATGCAATTGCTAATTTAGCAGCAGAAGAGCTGGTTCCAGGTGGCTGTGATGGACAG ACCATACTGTAG
- the PUM3 gene encoding pumilio homolog 3 isoform X2 — MEAKGKKKFVGKSGKAPRGKVPPGKRKFKQDSGPPKKLLDKGDEEGKPKAISNKFVKGQLRPGRASVKQFKNKQQLEKLAKKRKLQDGEEGGSDSKKLKWNDFKKKRKELKQARQLNDKSNYDIIVKSKQIWESVRRKKCDKEKREKLMNELQKLLHGKIKNLAFAHDSTRVIQCFIQYGNEKQRQETFEELKDSLVELSKSKYSRNIVKKFLMYGTKSQVAEIIKSFRGHVKKMLRHAEASAVVEYAYNDKAILEQRNMLTEELYGNTFQVYKTPVVPTLDKVLETHPEKREAILDEMKQILTPMAQKEAVIKHSLVHKVFLDFFTYALPKQRSEVIEAIREAVIYLAHTHDGARVAMQCLWHGTPKDRKVIVKTMKTYIEKIATGEFSHLILLAAFDCIDDTKLMKQLIISEINASLPNIINNKYGKKVILYLLSPRDPAHFVPEIITLLQQGDGNAYSKKNPELRCRELLEAVSSPLLEYLQEHTQEVVIDKATFVLVADILRTALGDIQPALDAIANLAAEELVPGGCDGQLHIAEHPAGHLVLKWLIEQDEKMRESGKEVCFGRTLVERVGIEKMRTWAEVNRGAIVLCCLLRSADEKVANTVRKGLKKLVPKLKLNRNVKGIEALLEKLTS; from the exons ATGGAAGCCAAGGGTAAAAAGAAGTTCGTGGGGAAGAGTGGAAAAGCACCTCGTGGAAAAGTGCCACCcgggaaaagaaaatttaaacaaG ATTCAGGTCCACCAAAGAAACTTCTTGACAAAGGAGATGAGGAGGGAAAGCCTAAAGCCATTTCCAATAAATTTGTGAAAGGCCAGTTAAGACCTGGAAGAGCTAGTGTCAAACAATTCAAGAATAAACAGCAATTGGAGAAGCTTGCAAAGAAGAGGAAGCTCCAGGATGGTGAAGAGGGAG gGTCAGATTCTAAGAAGCTGAAGTGGAAtgacttcaaaaagaaaaggaaggagttaAAGCAAGCCAGACAACTTAATGATAAAAGTAACTATGACATAATtgtaaaatcaaagcaaatatgGGAAAGTGTGAGAAG GAAGAAATGTGATAAGGAGAAGCGAGAAAAGCTAATGAATGAACTACAGAAGCTTCTtcatggaaaaattaaaaat CTGGCGTTTGCACATGATTCAACTCGAGTGATCCAGTGCTTTATTCAGTATGGTAATGAGAAGCAAAGGCAAGAGACATTTGAAGAATTGAAAG ATAGCCTAGTAGAGTTGAGCAAGTCAAAATATTCCAGAAATATTGTGAAGAAGTTTCTTATGTATGG GACAAAATCACAAGttgcagaaataataaaaagttttagAGGCCATGTGAAAAAAATGCTCCGTCATGCCGAAGCATCTGCTGTAGTGGAATATGCATATAATGACAAAGCCATTCTGGAGCAGAGGAATATGCTGACAGAAGAACTATATGGGAACACTTTCCAGGTTTACAAG ACACCAGTTGTCCCAACACTGGATAAAGTGTTAGAAACTCATCCTGAAAAGAGGGAGGCCATCTTGGATGAGATGAAACAGATTCTTACACCAATGGCACAAAA AGAGGCTGTGATAAAGCACTCACTGGTACATAAAGTATTTTTGGACTTTTTCACTTACGCTCTTCCAAAACAAAGATCC GAAGTGATAGAAGCTATCAGAGAGGCTGTCATCTACCTGGCGCACACTCATGATGGAGCCCGAGTAGCGATGCAGTGCTTATGGCATGGTACTCCCAAG GACAGAAAAGTAATTGTGAAAACTATGAAGacatatattgaaaaaatagCAACG GGTGAATTTTCTCATCTCATCTTGCTGGCCGCATTTGATTGCATTGATGATACTAAACTTATGAAACAGTTAATTATATCT gaaataaatgctTCTTTGCCCAATATAATAAACAACAAATATGGAAAGAAGGTCATCTTGTACTTGCTAAGTCCGAGAGACCCTGCACATTTTGTTCCAGAAATCATCACACTTCTGCAACAGGGAGATGGAAATGCCTATAG TAAGAAGAATCCTGAACTCCGCTGCCGTGAACTCCTGGAAGCCGTTTCCTCACCTTTGCTAGAATACTTGCAAGAACATACCCAAGAAGTAGTGATAGACAAAGCTACCTTTGTCTTGGTTGCTGACATCTTAAGAACAGCTCTTGGTGACATCCAGCCTGCACTAGATGCAATTGCTAATTTAGCAGCAGAAGAGCTGGTTCCAGGTGGCTGTGATGGACAG CTTCACATTGCAGAGCATCCTGCAGGCCATCTAGTTTTGAAATGGTTAATAGAGCAAGAcgaaaaaatgagagagagtgGAAAAGAAG TTTGCTTTGGAAGAACATTGGTGGAACGTGTTGGTATTGAGAAGATGAGGACCTGGGCAGAAGTAAATCGAGGTGCCATTGTTCTTTGTTG